The following proteins are encoded in a genomic region of alpha proteobacterium U9-1i:
- a CDS encoding selenoprotein O and cysteine-containing homologs, producing the protein MPVTASYRPDPLFAKLGPDFADPVAAARFPQHVLRRRNQAWAQRIGLGALSASEWEAHFARFEPLPDNMNPPLAMRYHGHQFRNYNPDIGDGRGFLYAQLRDAEGRLLDLATKGSGQTPYSRFGDGRLTLKGGAREVLAAEMLEALGVNTSKAFSLFETGEALTRGDEPSPARSSVLVRLSHSHIRFGTFQRLAFFERPDLIQVLIDHCIAVYYPRHTHLEGEARVAAFLGEVVEAAARLAASWMAAGFVHGVLNTDNLTICGESFDYGPWRFLPTSQPGFTAAYFDESGLYAFGRQPEAVSWALAQLGGALSLVCPASLLEAELARFAPAYQHGLRASMFDRLNLIEGDWEGDLAFLQNVFNWMSESQVGWDQFFHDWFCGAASADRAAQSPAAKFYLRDDFAPLRDGFARRTASGMDEFLRDPYWARPTPVTMVIDEVEALWAPIAERDDWTGFEAKLADIETLKQALGNACHGPVA; encoded by the coding sequence ATGCCTGTGACCGCCTCATACCGGCCCGATCCGTTGTTCGCCAAACTCGGGCCAGACTTCGCCGATCCCGTGGCGGCGGCGCGATTTCCACAGCACGTGCTGCGGCGCCGCAATCAGGCTTGGGCTCAGCGCATAGGCCTCGGCGCGCTCAGTGCTTCCGAATGGGAAGCTCATTTCGCACGATTTGAGCCACTGCCCGACAACATGAACCCACCGCTAGCGATGCGCTACCACGGGCATCAGTTCAGGAACTACAACCCGGACATCGGCGATGGCCGCGGCTTTCTTTACGCGCAGCTGCGCGATGCAGAGGGTCGCTTGCTCGATCTCGCCACCAAGGGCTCAGGGCAAACCCCCTATTCGCGGTTCGGCGACGGGCGGCTGACGCTGAAAGGCGGCGCACGCGAGGTGCTCGCGGCGGAAATGCTGGAGGCGCTGGGCGTCAACACGTCCAAAGCGTTCTCGCTCTTCGAGACCGGCGAAGCGCTTACGCGGGGCGACGAACCCTCGCCTGCGAGATCATCGGTGTTGGTGCGACTATCGCACAGCCATATCCGCTTCGGGACGTTCCAACGGCTGGCGTTTTTCGAGCGCCCGGACCTGATCCAGGTTCTGATCGACCATTGTATCGCTGTCTACTATCCGCGCCACACACACCTCGAAGGCGAAGCGAGAGTCGCGGCGTTTCTGGGCGAAGTCGTGGAGGCCGCCGCCCGCTTGGCGGCGAGCTGGATGGCGGCGGGGTTTGTCCATGGGGTGCTCAATACGGACAATCTCACAATCTGCGGCGAGAGCTTCGACTACGGGCCTTGGCGTTTCCTGCCGACCAGCCAGCCCGGCTTCACGGCCGCCTATTTCGACGAATCCGGTCTCTACGCTTTCGGGCGGCAACCCGAAGCAGTGTCTTGGGCGCTCGCCCAGCTCGGCGGCGCTTTATCCCTCGTTTGCCCAGCTTCGCTATTGGAGGCAGAGCTCGCGCGCTTTGCGCCGGCATATCAGCATGGCCTGCGCGCCAGCATGTTCGACCGTTTGAATTTGATTGAAGGCGATTGGGAGGGCGATCTCGCGTTTTTGCAGAATGTCTTCAACTGGATGAGCGAAAGCCAAGTCGGCTGGGACCAATTCTTCCATGATTGGTTCTGCGGCGCCGCCAGCGCTGATCGCGCTGCGCAAAGCCCAGCCGCCAAGTTCTACCTGCGCGACGATTTCGCCCCTCTCCGCGACGGGTTCGCGCGTCGAACTGCATCGGGGATGGACGAGTTTCTTCGCGATCCCTATTGGGCTCGACCTACGCCAGTCACGATGGTGATCGACGAGGTGGAAGCGCTGTGGGCCCCGATCGCGGAACGAGACGATTGGACTGGATTCGAGGCCAAGCTTGCCGACATAGAAACGCTTAAACAGGCGCTTGGGAACGCCTGTCACGGACCTGTCGCCTAG
- a CDS encoding other cation transporters — translation MARAYANVWSQAASGLTAMAHTRAAVFRWGFVILLTIVWIGGGLYYWRNEGPLEAFYLTVSAVGMYDNYFNARDDLMLQVIRFSALAAPIVGLLFAFSGQLGRSLARLFNLGAAKHVVIAGDSPAALSLSLDCRNRYKDSVILIGQALGEDTTLDLRRKGVIVLLGDAANPETLKAARAHHAAHVVAFEPDDTANLQVEAAVRRLIGNGRRKPPISVHVATRSSMLLKESREMRSVKARKHGGKLADPIDPKPFSLDEMSARALLQKEAPTILHVADQLEQERVHIVMFGFDAAAESLASAILKSLWSVHFEAPRITVLAPNPEAAEGGFRARHRDAFAHPDLWVADIAFMRFDWDTASIGSEVLDMVEHRGKPTAAIVSTGADPGNIHLAIALKRAGNNGARWPIPIYMKESSESEFSKEYARGDDTPELDAYLQAFGAHQITATRTRILDGTLDAGAAIAHEHYSKNLSERDMSMRELQAAMRDWSDVLETYRAANRAVADSAMVKVWDAGWTPAAKGERGDTSPSIPPDLLDRMAKREHDRWMAERLMSGWRPSETRNNDLMAHDKLVPWEALNDDDRARDAVQVRAAIDIARVTHPHGFLPID, via the coding sequence ATGGCGCGCGCCTATGCCAATGTTTGGTCGCAAGCAGCGTCCGGCCTCACCGCCATGGCGCACACGCGCGCGGCGGTGTTCCGCTGGGGCTTCGTGATTCTGCTCACGATCGTTTGGATCGGCGGCGGGCTCTATTACTGGCGCAATGAAGGCCCGCTTGAAGCATTCTACCTGACGGTTTCGGCCGTCGGCATGTACGACAATTATTTCAATGCCCGCGACGATCTGATGCTGCAGGTGATTCGGTTCTCGGCGCTGGCGGCGCCCATTGTCGGACTGTTGTTTGCGTTTTCCGGTCAGCTCGGCCGGTCGCTGGCGCGCTTGTTCAATCTGGGCGCGGCCAAGCACGTGGTGATTGCCGGCGATAGTCCGGCGGCCTTGTCGCTCTCGCTCGATTGCCGCAATCGCTACAAGGATTCGGTGATCCTAATTGGTCAGGCGTTGGGTGAGGACACCACGCTCGACCTTCGGCGCAAGGGCGTCATTGTACTGCTCGGCGACGCCGCCAATCCAGAAACCCTGAAAGCCGCGCGCGCACACCACGCCGCGCACGTCGTCGCGTTTGAGCCGGACGACACCGCCAATCTCCAGGTCGAGGCCGCCGTGCGTCGTCTGATAGGCAATGGCAGACGCAAGCCGCCGATCAGCGTTCACGTTGCAACGCGCTCTTCGATGCTGCTGAAGGAATCGCGCGAAATGCGTTCGGTGAAGGCGCGGAAGCACGGCGGCAAGCTTGCCGACCCGATCGATCCGAAACCGTTTTCGCTCGATGAAATGTCCGCGCGTGCGCTCCTGCAGAAGGAGGCGCCGACGATTCTGCACGTCGCCGATCAACTTGAGCAGGAGCGCGTCCATATCGTCATGTTTGGGTTCGACGCCGCCGCCGAATCGCTCGCGAGCGCGATTTTGAAGAGCTTGTGGTCTGTGCACTTTGAGGCGCCGCGCATCACCGTCCTCGCGCCTAACCCGGAAGCGGCCGAGGGTGGCTTCCGTGCGCGGCACCGCGATGCGTTCGCGCACCCTGATCTCTGGGTCGCCGACATTGCGTTTATGCGCTTTGACTGGGACACCGCCAGTATTGGCAGCGAAGTGCTGGACATGGTTGAGCACCGCGGCAAGCCCACTGCGGCCATCGTGTCGACGGGCGCCGATCCAGGCAACATTCACCTCGCGATCGCGCTCAAGCGTGCTGGGAACAATGGCGCGCGCTGGCCGATTCCGATCTATATGAAAGAATCGAGTGAGTCAGAGTTCTCCAAAGAATATGCGCGTGGCGACGACACGCCTGAGCTTGACGCCTATCTGCAAGCGTTCGGCGCGCACCAAATAACGGCGACGCGCACGCGAATTCTCGACGGCACGCTCGACGCCGGCGCCGCCATTGCGCATGAGCATTACAGCAAGAATCTCAGCGAGCGCGATATGAGCATGCGCGAACTGCAGGCGGCGATGCGTGATTGGTCGGATGTGCTGGAGACCTATCGCGCGGCCAACCGCGCCGTGGCCGATAGCGCCATGGTGAAAGTTTGGGATGCGGGCTGGACGCCGGCGGCGAAAGGGGAGCGCGGCGACACCTCACCCTCGATCCCGCCCGATCTGCTCGATCGTATGGCGAAGCGCGAACACGACCGCTGGATGGCGGAGCGGCTGATGTCGGGTTGGCGCCCGTCAGAAACGCGCAACAACGATCTTATGGCGCATGACAAGCTCGTTCCATGGGAAGCGTTGAACGACGACGACCGAGCGCGCGACGCCGTGCAGGTGCGCGCCGCGATCGATATCGCCCGCGTCACCCATCCACATGGCTTCTTGCCGATTGACTAA
- a CDS encoding putative phosphatase, producing MNDLIASRRALLGGMAGLPLLNLASCATATGGDASLTLAAAPTFASVAATNADTISVPPGFRSQTLVRWGDALVDGAPPFDPDRLTRAEQERRWGQNNDMLALFPVQHAFPPPRAELHDGDRLILCANNEYAEPALMFPSVAAPGDLTRAQFEAGLASTGVSVVVIERERGQWRVVRDARQGAGLNRRITPFTPMVFSGPAAGHPWILDAGAKVNALEPGVAHEPNPAGAIRCGTSANCAGGQTPWGTYLTSEENFDYLFTASDRAAAALNAARENAAYVLDSENFGVPRSHPYSRVAPAQFDLSQNPHGPALYGWVVEIDPYDPNWAPRKRTALGRKKGECATTALARDGRVAVYMGDDQVDEYVYKFVSHARVNPNDRTASRELLDRGQLHVARFEEDGTGRWLAINVDAANTAAREQGYTALFTDDADLMVRVREAARLLGGTPMDRPEDVEALLDANWVGLGSVLVVCTKNTNQGFAHPGNPRRESETPSRAQSNVGGHILRIDEAGNDCGATQFAWNIFMLGGDPNADTLTIPQRSGRPVHISTALGGAPTFSGDRFACPDNICIDSKYNVWISTDGSDDVFADCNDSVLVTQAAATGAKPVKRFLVGPLGAEICGPAILPDERAFMCAIQHPGENDAAGAHINDLRWIQHQRPPSTWPDGGDSWPRAAVVIVTRDDGGKIND from the coding sequence ATGAACGATTTGATCGCGTCACGGCGCGCGCTGTTGGGCGGTATGGCGGGGCTGCCGCTGCTCAACCTAGCGTCCTGCGCCACCGCCACCGGCGGAGACGCCTCATTGACACTTGCCGCGGCGCCAACCTTCGCCTCGGTCGCGGCGACGAACGCCGACACGATCAGCGTGCCGCCCGGTTTTCGAAGCCAAACGCTCGTCCGCTGGGGAGATGCGCTGGTTGACGGCGCGCCGCCATTCGACCCCGACCGGCTGACGCGCGCAGAGCAAGAGCGGCGCTGGGGCCAGAACAACGACATGTTGGCGTTGTTTCCTGTTCAGCACGCGTTTCCGCCTCCGCGCGCAGAGCTGCACGACGGCGACCGCCTCATCCTGTGCGCCAACAACGAGTACGCTGAGCCTGCGCTGATGTTTCCGAGTGTCGCGGCGCCCGGAGATTTGACACGCGCCCAATTCGAGGCAGGGCTGGCCTCAACGGGCGTTAGCGTTGTGGTGATCGAGCGCGAGCGCGGCCAATGGCGCGTTGTGCGGGACGCACGTCAAGGCGCCGGCCTCAATCGCCGTATAACGCCGTTTACACCGATGGTGTTTTCTGGCCCGGCCGCTGGACACCCCTGGATCCTGGACGCTGGCGCCAAAGTGAACGCCCTGGAGCCAGGCGTTGCGCATGAGCCAAACCCCGCAGGCGCCATACGATGTGGAACCTCCGCCAATTGCGCGGGAGGTCAAACGCCGTGGGGGACGTATCTCACATCGGAAGAAAATTTCGACTATCTGTTCACGGCTTCGGATCGCGCCGCAGCGGCGCTGAACGCGGCGCGCGAGAATGCCGCGTACGTGCTCGATTCCGAGAACTTCGGCGTGCCGCGCTCTCATCCCTATAGTCGCGTGGCGCCCGCACAATTTGACCTGTCGCAGAACCCGCACGGCCCGGCGCTTTATGGCTGGGTGGTGGAAATCGATCCGTACGATCCAAACTGGGCGCCGCGCAAGCGCACCGCGCTTGGGCGCAAGAAGGGCGAGTGCGCCACCACCGCGCTCGCGCGTGACGGCCGTGTCGCGGTGTACATGGGCGACGATCAGGTGGACGAATACGTCTACAAATTTGTGAGCCATGCTCGCGTGAATCCCAATGACCGCACGGCCAGCCGCGAGCTGTTGGATCGCGGCCAATTGCATGTTGCACGCTTCGAGGAAGACGGAACCGGACGCTGGCTGGCGATCAATGTCGATGCGGCGAACACCGCTGCGCGTGAGCAAGGCTACACGGCATTGTTCACCGACGACGCCGATCTGATGGTGCGCGTGCGCGAAGCAGCGCGCCTCCTTGGCGGCACGCCCATGGATCGGCCCGAGGATGTGGAAGCGCTGTTGGACGCGAACTGGGTCGGGCTCGGTTCGGTGCTTGTCGTATGCACCAAGAACACAAACCAAGGCTTCGCCCATCCGGGCAATCCCCGGCGCGAGAGCGAAACTCCTAGTCGCGCGCAATCAAATGTTGGTGGTCACATTCTGCGCATCGACGAAGCCGGCAACGATTGCGGCGCGACGCAATTTGCCTGGAACATCTTCATGCTGGGGGGCGATCCGAACGCGGACACGCTGACCATCCCGCAACGCAGTGGCCGACCGGTGCATATATCGACCGCACTCGGCGGTGCGCCGACCTTCAGCGGCGATCGTTTCGCCTGCCCGGACAACATCTGCATCGACAGCAAATACAATGTCTGGATTTCGACTGACGGTTCCGATGACGTCTTCGCCGATTGCAACGATTCCGTGCTCGTGACCCAAGCAGCGGCAACGGGCGCCAAGCCGGTTAAGCGCTTTCTGGTCGGGCCGCTCGGCGCCGAGATTTGCGGCCCCGCCATCTTGCCTGACGAACGCGCCTTTATGTGCGCGATCCAACACCCGGGTGAGAACGACGCCGCGGGAGCGCACATCAACGATCTGCGCTGGATTCAGCATCAACGCCCGCCATCGACTTGGCCGGACGGCGGCGACAGCTGGCCACGGGCCGCGGTCGTGATCGTGACGCGCGACGACGGCGGCAAGATCAACGATTAG
- a CDS encoding phage portal protein: protein MSTSRRLPWGQRLRAAASILTGGAVAAGRFGPFVSSRDWNNRFTAADDPAVTSDTALQVSTVYACVNILSDTVAQLPVGVFKKEGERRVPQPDHPVSRLLAGNVNDYTGRRGLVRTGETSRQLRGNGYVQIERDNGAPVGLWPLNADATAPRRTEGGRLIYQTSVAGETQTLEPTDILHVRGLSLDGLVGVSPIDAARHAIALAMYTESFGSKFFKNDGRSGGYILQSAETNARSKKERQDSLSSGGSEGQGGHANAHKPKILDPGAKYIPVTIAPEEAQFLQTRGFQVEEVARLYRVPLVLIGHLEKTSSWGTGVEQLMIGFAQWTIAPLAMDWEQELTAKLLSEEERAQGYYCRMDMRGIMRGASADRAAFYASAIQNNWMLPAEVRAREELDPLPDGDAPVRPQTAQPTNDNGVS from the coding sequence ATGTCAACGAGCCGCCGGCTTCCCTGGGGCCAGCGCTTGCGGGCCGCCGCGTCCATCCTCACGGGTGGCGCGGTAGCCGCCGGGCGCTTCGGTCCGTTCGTTTCAAGCCGCGATTGGAACAACCGCTTCACGGCGGCCGACGATCCGGCGGTTACATCCGACACCGCGTTGCAGGTTTCGACCGTGTACGCGTGCGTGAACATCTTGTCCGACACCGTCGCACAATTGCCCGTCGGCGTGTTCAAGAAAGAAGGCGAGCGGCGCGTACCGCAACCCGACCACCCGGTGTCTCGATTGCTCGCGGGCAACGTCAACGACTACACGGGACGGCGCGGCTTGGTCCGCACCGGCGAAACCAGCCGGCAATTGCGCGGTAATGGATACGTACAGATTGAACGCGACAACGGCGCGCCCGTTGGGCTGTGGCCGCTCAACGCCGACGCCACCGCGCCACGACGCACCGAAGGCGGTCGGCTGATTTATCAAACGAGCGTTGCCGGTGAGACACAGACACTTGAGCCCACCGACATTCTGCACGTGCGAGGCCTGAGTCTCGACGGCCTTGTGGGCGTGTCGCCTATTGATGCTGCGCGCCACGCAATCGCGCTCGCGATGTACACGGAAAGTTTCGGCTCGAAATTCTTCAAGAATGATGGCCGCTCGGGCGGCTACATTCTGCAATCGGCCGAGACGAACGCGCGGTCGAAAAAAGAACGGCAAGATAGCCTGTCTAGCGGCGGGAGCGAGGGTCAGGGCGGTCACGCAAACGCGCACAAGCCGAAGATTCTCGATCCGGGGGCCAAGTACATTCCGGTGACCATCGCGCCGGAAGAAGCGCAATTCTTGCAAACGCGCGGCTTTCAAGTCGAAGAAGTGGCGCGCCTCTATCGCGTTCCCTTGGTCCTTATCGGCCACCTTGAGAAAACGAGTTCGTGGGGTACGGGCGTTGAGCAACTCATGATCGGGTTTGCTCAGTGGACTATCGCGCCACTTGCGATGGATTGGGAGCAAGAGCTAACCGCAAAGCTTCTGAGCGAGGAAGAACGCGCGCAAGGCTACTATTGTAGAATGGACATGCGAGGCATCATGCGTGGTGCGAGCGCCGACCGCGCCGCATTCTACGCATCGGCCATTCAAAACAATTGGATGCTGCCAGCAGAGGTGCGCGCGAGAGAAGAGCTTGACCCTCTGCCCGATGGCGACGCGCCTGTGAGACCACAGACGGCACAGCCAACAAATGACAACGGTGTGTCATGA
- a CDS encoding 3-methylmercaptopropionyl-CoA ligase: MSTSVFPKATLPGLMQTPPLQIVDILKYAATAHSRVEVVSRLVDEPIARSTYGAEMKRAARAAKALAALGVGAGDRVATLAWNTHRHFELFYAVPGIGAVLNTVNPRLFNEQIVFILNHAEPAVLLFDKSFLGLVERLAPQMRTVKTFVMLSDENAHTPGQVDALCYESLIAAESDGFVWPTIDENAGAFLCYTSGTTGDPKGVLYSHRAVVLHAMGSSLNSAFGFDAFDVVMPCSSLFHATAWGLPFAAPLNGCKLVLPCEKMDGASLQALIVSEGVTFTGGVPTIWTMYLAHLEQTGEMPGRLERVVIGGSAVPRAMAEKFKKKYGVQVMQIWGMTETTPLGVIATATPALAALGEEALDDAIWTRQGRLQFGIELRIVDESGADVPHDGQSSGALLVRGPWTIQRYFRAPQDAADCDGWFDTGDIATLDEFGFMRITDRKKDVIKSGGEWISSIDLENVAVACAGVRVAAVVGVPHPKWEERPLLVIEPHENATVNPGEILAQMSQHIAKWQLPDEVVIAVVPLTATGKIDKKALRRAYKDQYTAKSVQP, encoded by the coding sequence ATGAGCACCTCTGTTTTCCCGAAGGCGACGCTTCCTGGCTTGATGCAGACGCCGCCGCTCCAGATTGTCGATATTCTGAAATATGCCGCGACGGCCCATTCTCGCGTCGAAGTCGTGTCGCGCTTGGTCGATGAGCCAATCGCACGCTCTACCTATGGGGCCGAGATGAAGCGCGCCGCGCGCGCAGCCAAAGCGCTTGCCGCGCTTGGCGTCGGCGCCGGCGACCGCGTCGCCACGCTGGCTTGGAATACACACCGTCATTTTGAGCTGTTCTATGCCGTACCCGGCATCGGCGCGGTGCTGAACACAGTGAACCCGCGACTGTTCAACGAACAGATTGTTTTCATCCTCAACCATGCCGAACCCGCAGTGCTGCTGTTTGATAAATCGTTCCTCGGCCTCGTTGAGCGCCTCGCGCCGCAGATGAGAACGGTGAAAACGTTCGTCATGCTGAGCGACGAAAACGCGCACACCCCCGGCCAGGTGGACGCGCTTTGCTATGAAAGTCTGATCGCGGCAGAGAGCGATGGCTTCGTCTGGCCCACCATCGATGAAAACGCCGGCGCATTCCTCTGCTACACCTCTGGCACCACCGGCGACCCCAAGGGCGTCCTCTATTCTCATCGCGCCGTGGTGCTGCATGCGATGGGGTCAAGCTTGAACAGCGCGTTCGGGTTCGACGCGTTCGACGTTGTGATGCCCTGCTCCTCGCTTTTCCACGCCACCGCTTGGGGCCTGCCGTTCGCGGCGCCGCTCAATGGCTGCAAGCTTGTGTTGCCGTGCGAGAAGATGGATGGCGCGAGCCTCCAGGCGCTGATCGTCAGCGAAGGTGTCACCTTTACCGGCGGCGTACCGACGATCTGGACCATGTACCTTGCGCACTTGGAACAGACAGGAGAAATGCCCGGCCGTCTTGAGCGCGTCGTAATCGGTGGATCTGCTGTCCCGCGGGCGATGGCGGAGAAGTTCAAGAAGAAATACGGCGTCCAGGTGATGCAAATCTGGGGCATGACGGAAACGACGCCGCTCGGCGTTATCGCCACAGCGACACCCGCGCTCGCCGCGCTCGGTGAAGAGGCTTTGGACGACGCTATTTGGACGCGTCAGGGGCGCCTGCAGTTCGGCATCGAACTCCGGATCGTAGATGAAAGCGGCGCCGACGTTCCGCATGATGGTCAAAGCTCTGGCGCGCTCTTGGTGCGCGGACCATGGACGATCCAGCGTTACTTCCGCGCGCCGCAGGACGCCGCTGATTGCGACGGCTGGTTCGACACGGGCGACATCGCGACGCTCGACGAATTCGGCTTCATGCGCATCACCGATCGCAAGAAGGACGTCATCAAGTCCGGCGGCGAGTGGATCAGTTCGATCGATCTGGAAAACGTCGCCGTTGCCTGCGCGGGCGTAAGGGTGGCCGCAGTTGTGGGCGTGCCGCATCCAAAATGGGAAGAGCGCCCGCTTCTCGTGATCGAACCGCACGAAAACGCCACCGTCAATCCCGGTGAAATCCTAGCGCAAATGAGCCAACACATCGCCAAGTGGCAGTTGCCAGACGAGGTCGTCATCGCTGTCGTTCCCCTGACAGCGACAGGGAAGATTGACAAAAAGGCGTTGAGGCGCGCCTACAAAGATCAATACACAGCAAAATCGGTTCAGCCTTAG
- a CDS encoding phage-associated DNA helicase, with the protein MTVPSLPTFATAEEMATQVRKADYLIGSVLERGVFAMLFGEPGTGKSFLALDWSCSIASGRDWLGRPTQQGTVIYIAGEGLAGLGRRVKAWAQHHSVPVGHIRLYVSKYGENFLDAEEMEALRETMRQAPRPILLVVVDTMARATPNMNEDRANEVGVFVAACDELRDEFGCAVLVIHHSPHKDKGRAKGSIALKGAVDFEAGLKHTSKPGVIRFACSKMKDGEPFAPMHLRLESVEMSAGGATVSSAVLTECDAPAETARQERAFKPTANDKLLMLALGLERQAETAVRAAFMAGHPTGQGDAAKNYLRARNRALRRGWFVVQGDALLPATEAIMRDRE; encoded by the coding sequence GTGACTGTCCCGTCACTGCCGACGTTCGCCACAGCCGAGGAAATGGCGACGCAAGTTCGTAAGGCCGACTATCTGATTGGGTCAGTGCTTGAGCGTGGCGTCTTTGCGATGCTGTTCGGTGAGCCCGGAACGGGCAAGAGCTTCTTGGCGCTCGATTGGTCATGCTCAATTGCGAGCGGTCGCGATTGGCTCGGGCGGCCGACACAGCAAGGGACGGTGATCTATATCGCGGGTGAAGGTCTCGCCGGCCTTGGCCGCCGTGTGAAGGCTTGGGCTCAACACCACAGTGTGCCGGTCGGCCACATTCGATTGTACGTTTCCAAGTACGGCGAGAACTTTCTAGACGCCGAAGAAATGGAGGCGTTGCGCGAGACAATGCGGCAGGCGCCACGACCCATATTGCTTGTTGTGGTCGATACGATGGCGCGTGCAACGCCCAACATGAATGAGGATCGGGCGAACGAAGTCGGCGTGTTCGTGGCCGCCTGTGACGAACTTCGCGACGAGTTCGGTTGCGCGGTGCTCGTGATCCACCACAGCCCCCACAAGGACAAAGGCCGGGCAAAAGGCAGCATCGCGCTCAAAGGCGCGGTCGATTTTGAGGCGGGGCTAAAGCACACGTCCAAACCCGGCGTAATCCGGTTCGCATGTAGCAAGATGAAGGATGGAGAGCCGTTTGCGCCAATGCACCTACGCCTTGAGTCCGTGGAAATGTCGGCCGGCGGCGCGACCGTCTCAAGCGCCGTTCTGACAGAATGCGACGCACCGGCCGAGACGGCCCGTCAGGAACGCGCGTTCAAACCCACGGCCAATGACAAGCTGTTGATGCTGGCGCTTGGGCTTGAGCGACAGGCAGAGACGGCCGTGCGGGCGGCGTTCATGGCGGGTCATCCCACAGGCCAAGGCGACGCTGCCAAAAACTACCTGAGAGCGCGAAACCGCGCGTTACGGCGCGGGTGGTTCGTTGTGCAGGGCGACGCGCTGCTACCCGCCACAGAGGCGATAATGCGCGACCGAGAATAA
- a CDS encoding phage related integrase, whose translation MSAYETAAAMFSGIEPLRSPDPSPGTFDALAVTYYRSPNFLGLKPSTQTTYRREIDRWREDHGAKRVVHLQRQHIREQMAARYYGLSLADYKDLVAKRQTPKFDPENETGGPEAANNLLKVVRVLCAFAVDDDPAWRRDNPALGIKKFKTSGDGFVPWSENDIAKYLKRWGAGTRQRLALLLLLYTGQRRSDVIQMGRQHRSGATLRVKQSKTSAQLVIPLHPDLKAVLGTLPKDGLAYLTTQYGKPFKDGASFGNQFSEWCRTAGLQDRSAHGLRKSATIRLVEAGCTTKQVAAITGHASLREIERYAKAAEQEKLARQAIARLIRNG comes from the coding sequence ATGAGCGCGTACGAAACGGCCGCCGCGATGTTTTCAGGAATCGAGCCGTTGCGCTCGCCTGATCCCTCGCCCGGCACATTCGACGCGCTGGCGGTGACCTACTATCGATCACCAAACTTCCTCGGTTTGAAACCGAGCACGCAAACGACTTATCGCCGCGAGATTGACCGGTGGCGCGAGGATCACGGCGCCAAGCGTGTCGTACATCTCCAAAGGCAGCACATTCGGGAGCAGATGGCCGCGCGCTACTACGGCTTGTCACTCGCCGACTACAAAGACCTAGTGGCGAAACGACAAACTCCGAAGTTCGATCCCGAGAACGAGACAGGCGGGCCAGAGGCGGCGAACAATCTTCTAAAAGTGGTTCGCGTGTTGTGCGCCTTCGCTGTGGACGATGACCCAGCATGGCGTCGAGACAATCCGGCCCTGGGCATCAAGAAGTTTAAGACCAGCGGCGATGGTTTCGTGCCGTGGTCTGAAAACGACATTGCGAAGTATCTGAAACGATGGGGGGCGGGAACGCGGCAGCGCCTCGCCTTGCTTCTGTTGTTGTACACCGGGCAGCGGCGAAGCGACGTAATTCAAATGGGCCGCCAGCATCGCAGCGGCGCCACGTTGCGCGTCAAACAATCGAAGACTAGCGCGCAGTTGGTCATTCCGTTGCACCCCGACCTTAAGGCAGTGCTGGGCACGCTTCCCAAAGATGGCCTTGCGTACCTGACCACGCAGTACGGCAAGCCGTTCAAGGATGGCGCGTCATTCGGCAATCAATTCTCAGAATGGTGCAGAACGGCTGGCTTGCAAGACCGAAGCGCTCACGGTCTGCGAAAGTCGGCCACGATCCGCTTGGTTGAAGCGGGCTGCACGACGAAGCAAGTCGCCGCGATCACAGGTCACGCTTCGTTGCGCGAAATCGAGCGATACGCGAAAGCCGCCGAGCAGGAGAAGTTGGCGCGGCAGGCTATCGCGAGGCTCATTCGCAACGGCTGA